TATTGCACCCTGTGCATGTCCATCCCCTTCCTTCTCTACTTAGACTTACCAACCCAAGTTTTTTTACGGATCAAAGAAAAGCTCCAGAGGAAGAGCCCCAGTTAggaagtggcagagtcaggactaAGTGTGTGTAGTGGTAGGTGAGTCACAGACAAGGCAAAAACCTTAAGTGAAAACCAAATGGACCCCAGTATCAAGAAAGCACAAAGTGGAGTTTCTGGTTGGGGTGATAGAAGAAATGAGTAAAGGTTTGATTTCTTAGCACATAGCCACTGAGGACTATAGAGTAGAATGGGGGAAAGCAAAAAACCAGATCCTAATAGGGAACAGACTATGTAATAACTGCATCTTTGGGCAAAGGTGTTCATCTCCCATTTCTGCAGGACCGCAAGTCAGAGGCTCCTAAGAACTAGCTCACACTTATAAAGAGCCCTATCCATATAAACTTGGGATCCAACCCCACACCTCCCTCTGACATTGTGACTCTGCGCAATGTAAACAGCAACCTTCGTTTCGGGGTCATTTGGGTCAGAGAGCTATTAATACCCACTATTAATATCCTATCCACTCTTCAATAACTAGAGGATaaaccaaagacaaaaatatcCACCTACTAGGTCCCAGGCTTCTTTATTTAAGAACAAAGTGATGAGTGATGTGGGGATTAAAGTCAAGAGCATCATTGAACTTCACCTTCCCTCCAACCAGTTTCCCCAaactccctgcccccacacccaTTGTGTTCCCAATTCCTTTCTTAGTGAATGAAAAACTTAATCCCAAAGCCCTGGTACAAACCCCAGGGTTCTCTCCCTAgctctccccttcctctgcccccCATTCCTGGGGTGAGCAGGCACCTCAGTTTGAATGCATAGGAGAGCCCAGAGCGGTGACAGACACCGAGGGAAAGGCCTCACCCTCAGGGAATGGGACCGAAGAGTACAGAGTAGTGAAGTGAGGGCCCCCGTAGCCTGGGGTACCAAAATGGGGCCCTGGCGCCAGAGGAAAGGATACGGGTCCCCCTGCGAAAGGAGACCCAGCAGCCTCAAAATCCTCACGTTGGGAGTAGTCACTGCTTGATCGTTTGCCCTTCTGGCGACGGTTGCAAAACCACACTCGGACCACCTAGGAGTGGAGGACACGGGAGGGGCATTTGGTCCTGAGATCTGGGAGGTGTGACACCAGGGAGGAGGAGACGGCGCACACAGGGACAGGGACAGGTGCACTCACGTCTTTCTCCAGCCCGAGCTGCTGGGCGATGTGGCTAATTTGCTGCAGGGTGGGCTTCGGGCACTGCAGGAACATGCTCTCCAGGTTGCCTCTCACTCGGTTCTCGATACTCGTCCGCTTTCTCTTTCGGGCCTGCACAAGGGTCTCTGCCTTGCATATCTGAGCAGGTGGGGAGGAGATGACAAGGAAAGAAATGGGCAGGCAAGCCCCAAACCTGCTCAGGACCAGTATCAGGGGGACAATGACTCAAGAGCCAACTATTCAGGAGCACCAGCCAGTTGTCACTAGGGCCAGGAGGTATGAAAAAGATCCTGGAAAGACAGGTTTAGACAAGTGATCCTGGACCTTCTCTCAGCAGAACAGAGGAATCACACTTCATGCCATTGAGGGCCACTGGCTCCTAGAGGGCGCGCTGCCAGCCAGAGATGAAAGCAGTGGAAATCAGACTTGAGATAGGGCAGTCActgtgcctccctcccaccctcacctcctGCAGATTCTCGTTGTTGTCAGCTTCCTCCACCCACTTCTGCAGCAGGGGCCGCAGCTTACACATGTTCTTGAAACTGAGCTGCAAAGCCTCAAAACGGCAGATAGTCGTTTGGCTGAACACCTTTCCTGGGGAGGTGGGTTGGAAGAAGCAAAGTGAGGTAGCAGGTAGGGCCCCTTTGCCACAAGACCGACACAGGCCTTGCCACCTGTTCCCACCCTTCCAAGACCCCACACCAGCTACTCTTCCCAGAGAACTCAAAAGTCCATGTCGAGTAtcttcccctccaccccaccctccaccactCCCTTGGTGGGGAGGAAAGGCCCCAATTCAGGGATGTTCATTCCAGGGCAGATGTAGTCCCTGTGTTTTGTGGGTCAAAACATGCTGTAGGAGACTCACCAAAGAGAACCCCCAGGGTGAGCCCCACATCGGCCTGGGTATATCCTAGTGTGATCCTCTTCTGCTTTAGGAGCTTGGCAAATTGTTCAAGGTCTTTCTGAAGAGCTTTGATGTCCTGGGACtgcattttaaaaggcagaggataTGTAAGAACATATGACAGCTATCCACCTCACCCCCTCTTCCACTGGGGCCCCAAGGTATGTGAGAGTATCTCTGCCTCAAAGCTGCCCACCTAACAACCAGAAATAACACAAATGTCATCTAGCCCAGAAAGCAACATCCACCAGATGCAGAGCACCATTCAATAATGCAAAGAGAAGCTCTAACCTCAATGAGGACACATGTCAGGTTAGGAAGGGGGCTCCTGCCTTTTAGTTCTTTAGTACTCACAAAAGCTTTTGACTCTAGTATTAACCCAATTTGAGGAAGTTTTGCATCTAGAGAAATACAGAGCACCATGTCTCTGATTCTCTCCAGATTACTTTGAAGGTCCCACAAACCACAAGATACGCACATTCACAAACACACGCACACTACAAAACAGATGTCATACGAGGTATGAATAAAGTTTTTTATATAGTCAgtgctcaatttttaaaaaacctgattatcccttatttttaaataaaatatttttatttatttccttgcaATATAAAAGCATCCTCATTAACAAATTTCACAGATCT
This genomic window from Bos mutus isolate GX-2022 chromosome 23, NWIPB_WYAK_1.1, whole genome shotgun sequence contains:
- the POU5F1 gene encoding POU domain, class 5, transcription factor 1, producing MAGHLASDFAFSPPPGGGGDGPGGPEPGWVDPRTWMSFQGPPGGSGIGPGVVPGAEVWGLPPCPPPYDLCGGMAYCAPQVGVGPVPPGGLETPQPEGEAGAGVESNSEGASPDPCAAPAGAPKLDKEKLEPNPEESQDIKALQKDLEQFAKLLKQKRITLGYTQADVGLTLGVLFGKVFSQTTICRFEALQLSFKNMCKLRPLLQKWVEEADNNENLQEICKAETLVQARKRKRTSIENRVRGNLESMFLQCPKPTLQQISHIAQQLGLEKDVVRVWFCNRRQKGKRSSSDYSQREDFEAAGSPFAGGPVSFPLAPGPHFGTPGYGGPHFTTLYSSVPFPEGEAFPSVSVTALGSPMHSN